One segment of Streptomyces sp. YIM 121038 DNA contains the following:
- a CDS encoding L-serine ammonia-lyase: protein MAISVFDLFSIGIGPSSSHTVGPMRAARMFARRLKNEGLLAHTTAIRAELYGSLGATGHGHGTPKAVLLGLEGESPRTVNVETADDRVEEIKTSGRLNVLGMHEIDFDFDEDLVLHRRKALPYHANGMTIFAYDREGALVLEKTYYSVGGGFVVDEAAVEGQSPIVPDDTVLKYPFRTGDELLRLSAETGLSISAMMLENEKAWRTEEEIREGLLDIWRVMQACVSRGMSREGILPGGLKVRRRAAHSARQLRAEGDPQARAMEWITLYAMAVNEENAAGGRVVTAPTNGAAGIIPAVLHYYMNFVPGADEEGVVRFLLAAGAIGMLFKENASISGAEVGCQGEVGSACSMAAGALAEVLGGSPEQVENAAEIGMEHNLGLTCDPVGGLVQIPCIERNGMAAVKAVTAARMAMRGDGSHKVSLDKVIKTMKETGADMSVKYKETARGGLAVNIIEC, encoded by the coding sequence GTGGCCATCTCGGTCTTCGACCTGTTCTCGATCGGCATCGGCCCGTCCAGCTCCCACACGGTCGGCCCGATGCGCGCGGCGCGCATGTTCGCCCGCCGCCTCAAGAACGAGGGCCTGCTGGCCCACACCACGGCCATACGCGCCGAGCTGTACGGCTCCCTCGGCGCCACCGGCCACGGCCACGGCACGCCCAAGGCCGTCCTCCTCGGCCTGGAGGGCGAGTCCCCGCGCACGGTGAACGTGGAGACGGCCGACGACCGCGTCGAGGAGATCAAGACCTCCGGCCGCCTCAACGTCCTCGGCATGCACGAGATCGACTTCGACTTCGACGAGGACCTGGTCCTGCACCGCCGCAAGGCCCTGCCGTACCACGCGAACGGCATGACGATCTTCGCGTACGACCGCGAAGGCGCCCTCGTCCTGGAGAAGACCTACTACTCGGTAGGCGGCGGCTTCGTCGTCGACGAGGCGGCCGTCGAGGGCCAGAGCCCGATCGTGCCCGACGACACGGTCCTGAAGTACCCCTTCCGCACCGGTGACGAGCTGCTGCGCCTCTCCGCCGAGACGGGCCTGTCCATCTCCGCGATGATGCTGGAGAACGAGAAGGCCTGGCGCACCGAGGAGGAGATCCGCGAGGGCCTGCTCGACATCTGGCGCGTCATGCAGGCCTGCGTCTCGCGCGGCATGTCCCGCGAGGGCATCCTGCCCGGCGGCCTGAAGGTCCGCCGCCGCGCCGCCCACTCCGCCCGCCAGCTGCGCGCCGAGGGCGACCCGCAGGCCCGCGCGATGGAGTGGATCACGCTGTACGCGATGGCGGTGAACGAGGAGAACGCCGCGGGCGGCCGCGTCGTGACCGCCCCGACGAACGGCGCCGCGGGCATCATCCCGGCCGTCCTGCACTACTACATGAACTTCGTGCCCGGCGCCGACGAGGAGGGCGTGGTCCGCTTCCTGCTCGCGGCCGGCGCCATCGGCATGCTCTTCAAGGAGAACGCGTCGATCTCCGGCGCCGAGGTCGGCTGCCAGGGCGAGGTCGGCTCCGCCTGCTCGATGGCGGCGGGCGCCCTCGCCGAGGTCCTCGGCGGCTCCCCGGAGCAGGTGGAGAACGCCGCCGAGATCGGCATGGAGCACAACCTCGGCCTGACCTGCGACCCGGTCGGCGGCCTCGTCCAGATCCCGTGCATCGAGCGCAACGGCATGGCCGCGGTGAAGGCGGTCACCGCCGCCCGCATGGCCATGCGCGGCGACGGCTCCCACAAGGTGTCCCTCGACAAGGTCATCAAGACCATGAAGGAGACCGGCGCCGACATGAGCGTGAAGTACAAGGAGACCGCGCGCGGCGGCCTCGCCGTGAACATCATCGAGTGCTGA
- the glyA gene encoding serine hydroxymethyltransferase, translating to MSLLNTPLHELDPDVAAAVDAELNRQQSTLEMIASENFAPVAVMEAQGTVLTNKYAEGYPGRRYYGGCEHVDVAEQIAIDRVKELFGAEYANVQPHSGASANQAALFAIAKPGDTILGLDLAHGGHLTHGMRLNFSGKQFNVVPYHVDEAGLVDMAEVERLAKENSPKVIIAGWSAYPRQLDFAEFRRIADEVGAYLWVDMAHFAGLVAAGLHPNPVPFADVVTSTTHKTLGGPRGGIILARNKDFAKKLNSAVFPGFQGGPLEHVIAAKAVSFKVAASEEFKERQQRTLDGARILAERLVQDDAKAVGVDVLSGGTDVHLVLVDLRNSELDGQQAEDRLHEVGITVNRNAVPNDPRPPMVTSGLRIGTPALATRGFQAEDFREVADIIAEALKPGFDAESLRGRVSALAAKHPLYPGLK from the coding sequence ATGTCGCTTCTGAACACCCCTCTCCACGAGCTCGACCCGGACGTGGCCGCGGCCGTCGACGCCGAGCTGAACCGCCAGCAGTCCACCCTGGAAATGATCGCCTCGGAGAACTTCGCTCCGGTCGCCGTCATGGAGGCCCAGGGCACGGTCCTCACCAACAAGTACGCCGAGGGCTACCCCGGCCGCCGCTACTACGGCGGCTGCGAGCACGTCGACGTGGCCGAGCAGATCGCGATCGACCGGGTCAAGGAGCTGTTCGGCGCCGAGTACGCCAACGTCCAGCCGCACTCCGGCGCCTCCGCGAACCAGGCCGCGCTCTTCGCCATCGCCAAGCCCGGCGACACGATCCTCGGTCTGGACCTGGCGCACGGCGGCCACCTCACCCACGGCATGCGCCTGAACTTCTCCGGCAAGCAGTTCAACGTGGTCCCGTACCACGTGGACGAGGCCGGTCTGGTCGACATGGCCGAGGTCGAGCGCCTGGCCAAGGAGAACAGCCCGAAGGTGATCATCGCGGGCTGGTCCGCCTACCCGCGTCAGCTCGACTTCGCCGAGTTCCGCCGGATCGCCGACGAGGTCGGCGCGTACCTGTGGGTCGACATGGCGCACTTCGCCGGTCTCGTCGCCGCGGGCCTGCACCCGAACCCGGTGCCGTTCGCGGACGTGGTGACCTCCACCACGCACAAGACGCTCGGCGGCCCGCGCGGCGGCATCATCCTGGCCCGCAACAAGGACTTCGCGAAGAAGCTGAACTCCGCGGTCTTCCCCGGCTTCCAGGGCGGCCCCCTGGAGCACGTGATCGCGGCCAAGGCCGTCTCCTTCAAGGTCGCGGCGTCCGAGGAGTTCAAGGAGCGCCAGCAGCGCACCCTGGACGGCGCCCGCATCCTGGCCGAGCGCCTGGTCCAGGACGACGCCAAGGCCGTCGGCGTGGACGTCCTCTCGGGCGGCACGGACGTGCACCTGGTCCTGGTCGACCTGCGGAACAGCGAGCTGGACGGCCAGCAGGCCGAGGACCGCCTCCACGAGGTCGGCATCACGGTCAACCGCAACGCCGTCCCGAACGACCCGCGCCCGCCGATGGTCACCTCCGGCCTGCGCATCGGCACCCCGGCCCTGGCCACCCGCGGCTTCCAGGCCGAGGACTTCCGCGAGGTCGCCGACATCATCGCGGAGGCGCTGAAGCCCGGCTTCGACGCCGAGTCCCTGCGGGGCCGGGTGTCCGCTCTGGCCGCGAAGCACCCGCTGTACCCCGGCCTGAAGTAG
- a CDS encoding phosphatidylinositol-specific phospholipase C — protein MALSRRTFLAAAGATASAALVGTSTARAVARPLDGRDWLAGIDSSTPLQRLTIPGTHDSGARFGGWWAECQNTTLGQQLASGIRFLDIRCRAFEGSFTIHHAAFYQNLNFDDVLGSCRDLLAARPSETVLMRVKQEYSQEGDSAFRAIFDDYLDRRGWRSLFHIGQAWPRLGDVRGRVVLIADNGGLPGGIRWGDTGTFDLQDDWNAAPGAKYPKVEAHFRKAAAQPGKQYVNFVSTAAGLPPRWNSDELNPKAHALLESAEGRAWRGLGIVPMDYPNTRAGLVESLIAHN, from the coding sequence ATGGCCCTCAGCCGTCGCACCTTCCTCGCCGCCGCCGGTGCCACCGCGTCCGCCGCCCTCGTCGGCACGTCCACGGCGCGGGCCGTCGCCCGCCCCCTCGACGGCCGCGACTGGCTGGCGGGGATCGACTCCTCGACTCCCCTCCAGCGCCTCACGATTCCCGGTACGCACGACTCCGGGGCCCGCTTCGGCGGCTGGTGGGCGGAGTGCCAGAACACCACGCTCGGCCAGCAACTGGCCTCCGGCATACGGTTCCTGGACATCCGGTGCCGGGCCTTCGAGGGCTCCTTCACCATCCACCACGCGGCGTTCTACCAGAACCTGAACTTCGACGACGTGCTCGGCTCCTGCCGGGACCTCCTGGCCGCCCGGCCGTCGGAGACCGTCCTCATGCGGGTCAAGCAGGAGTACTCGCAGGAGGGCGACAGCGCGTTCCGCGCGATCTTCGACGACTATCTGGACCGGCGCGGGTGGCGGTCCCTCTTCCACATCGGGCAGGCCTGGCCGCGCCTCGGCGACGTGCGCGGCCGCGTCGTCCTCATCGCCGACAACGGCGGCCTGCCGGGCGGCATCCGGTGGGGCGACACCGGGACCTTCGACCTCCAGGACGACTGGAACGCCGCCCCGGGGGCGAAGTACCCGAAGGTCGAGGCGCACTTCCGCAAGGCCGCGGCCCAGCCCGGCAAGCAGTACGTCAACTTCGTGAGCACGGCGGCCGGGCTGCCGCCGCGCTGGAACTCCGACGAGCTGAACCCGAAGGCGCACGCCCTCCTGGAGAGCGCCGAGGGGCGGGCCTGGCGTGGGCTCGGGATCGTGCCGATGGACTACCCGAACACCCGCGCCGGCCTGGTGGAGTCACTCATCGCCCACAACTAG
- the gcvH gene encoding glycine cleavage system protein GcvH, with protein sequence MSNPQQLRYSKEHEWLSATEDGVATVGITEFAANALGDVVYADLPSVGDTVTAGETCGELESTKSVSDLYSPVSGEVVEANQDVVDDPSLVNSAPFEGGWLFKVRVAEEPGDLLSADEYTEFAGS encoded by the coding sequence ATGAGCAACCCCCAGCAGCTGCGTTACAGCAAGGAGCACGAGTGGCTGTCGGCCACCGAGGACGGTGTGGCGACGGTCGGCATCACCGAGTTCGCGGCCAACGCGCTCGGTGACGTCGTCTACGCCGACCTGCCGTCGGTCGGCGACACGGTCACCGCGGGCGAGACCTGCGGCGAGCTGGAGTCGACGAAGTCGGTCAGCGACCTGTACTCGCCGGTTTCCGGTGAGGTCGTCGAGGCCAACCAGGACGTTGTGGACGACCCGTCCCTGGTGAACTCGGCTCCCTTCGAGGGCGGCTGGCTGTTCAAGGTGCGCGTCGCCGAGGAGCCGGGCGACCTGCTCTCCGCCGACGAGTACACCGAGTTCGCAGGCAGCTGA